The Longimicrobium sp. genome includes the window CCGAAGGATCTACCACGGGGCGCCTCTCCGTCCGGGCGCGGCAGCGGTCACGATACCCAAGGCCCCGGCCCCGTCTCCTGGTTCCCCCTCCCCCGGCCCCTCCCCCGCAAACCGCGCGGGAGAGGGGGGAACTTCAATCCCGATGCGACAGGGTGCCTCGCACGCGCGGGAGCCCCCTCCCCCCGGCCCCCATCCCCCGCTGCGCAGGGGAGGGGGAGACCTGAACTGCACTTCGGCTGGCCGGGCGCACCGAACTGGCTCCCTTCCCCCGCGCAGTTTGCGGGGGAAGGGTCGGGGATGGGGGGCGCCCGGCCCGCGCACCCCATCCCTCCGAAGCGCCTCTGCTTGGCTCCCGCCGGCCCTCGCGCCTCACTCGGCCACTGCCTACATTCGAACGCACAGCATCACCCATCGCCCAAGCCGCCGGTCGCGCCCATGCCGATCTCCGTTCGCCTTGCCGCCGCGCCCGCGCTGGCGCTGCTCGCCGCCTCCGCCGTGCAGGCGCAGGACCTTCGCGTTCCCGACCGCAACGCGCGGGTGCGGCAGGCGCTGGAGTACGCGCGCCAGGACGAGCCGCGCACCATCGAAGACCAGATCGCCATCTGCCAGATCGAGGCGCCGCCGTTCAAGGAGGCCCGCCGCGCCGAAGACCTGCGCGCCCGGTTCGCCGCCATGGGGCTGCGGAACGTGCGCATCGATTCCGTCGGCAATGTGATCGCGGAGCGGCCGGGCGCACCCGGCGAGCCCGTCGTCGTCATCTCCGGGCACCTGGACACGGTGTTCCCCGAGGGCACCGACGTCAGCGTGCGACGCGAGGGCACGATCCTGCGCGCGCCGGGCATCGGCGACGACTGCCGCGGGCTGGCCATCCTGCTGGGGATCGCCCGGGCCATGGACCAGGCGCAGGTGCGGACGCGTGGCACCATCATCTTCGTGGGCACCGTGGGCGAGGAGGGGGCGGGGAACCTGCGCGGGGTGCGGCACCTGTTCAGCCACGAGCTGAAGGACCGGGTGGACTACTTCATTTCCGTCGACGGCACCGGGCTGGGGCTGACGAAGGACGCCGTCGGCAGCCACCGCTACACCGTCACCTTCCGCGGCCCCGGCGGACACAGCTACGGCGACTTCGGCGTGCCGA containing:
- a CDS encoding M20/M25/M40 family metallo-hydrolase, whose product is MPISVRLAAAPALALLAASAVQAQDLRVPDRNARVRQALEYARQDEPRTIEDQIAICQIEAPPFKEARRAEDLRARFAAMGLRNVRIDSVGNVIAERPGAPGEPVVVISGHLDTVFPEGTDVSVRREGTILRAPGIGDDCRGLAILLGIARAMDQAQVRTRGTIIFVGTVGEEGAGNLRGVRHLFSHELKDRVDYFISVDGTGLGLTKDAVGSHRYTVTFRGPGGHSYGDFGVPNPVHALGRAIAKVSEFQVPADPRVTFSVGVIQGGTSVNSIAMNASMQVDMRSVDAGALQAVDDRFQAAIREALAEENARWQSGERLTVSVDTIGIRPAGSQPADAAIVRAANAAGRSLGFDVPAIASSTDANIPISLGIPAVTIDGGGKGGGAHSLSEWFDTADSHLGTQWALLFVLTLTGVR